A part of Miscanthus floridulus cultivar M001 chromosome 6, ASM1932011v1, whole genome shotgun sequence genomic DNA contains:
- the LOC136458621 gene encoding uncharacterized protein — protein MAEREGAVVKKGHEEGLKMAVSLLEEFDLPLGLLPLADVIEVGFVRATGYMWIAQRKKVEHQFKLVSKQVSYDVEITGYVSAKRIKKLKGVKAKELMLWPPVNEIIVDDPPTGKIHFKSLAGVTKTFPVEAFAAGQ, from the coding sequence ATGGCCGAGAGGGAGGGCGCCGTGGTGAAGAAGGGGCACGAGGAGGGCCTGAAGATGGCGGTGTCGCTGCTGGAGGAGTTCGACCTCCCGCTGGGCCTGCTGCCCCTGGCGGACGTCATCGAGGTCGGGTTCGTGCGCGCCACGGGCTACATGTGGATCGCGCAGCGGAAGAAGGTGGAGCACCAGTTCAAGCTGGTGAGCAAGCAGGTGAGCTACGACGTGGAGATCACCGGGTACGTCAGCGCCAAGCGCATCAAGAAGCTCAAGGGCGTCAAGGCCAAGGAGCTCATGCTGTGGCCCCCCGTCAACGAGATCATCGTCGACGACCCGCCCACGGGCAAGATCCACTTCAAGAGCCTCGCCGGCGTCACCAAGACCTTCCCAGTCGAGGCGTTCGCCGCGGGGCAGTAG